AAAATTTGGTTTTGGTGAtctctttcatttttgctttgttttcatgttttgaatgCTTCTTTAAATCAAGTTTATTTATTGGCTAAATTGTAAGAATGGAATATCTCAAATTCAACAACCCTGTACTTATTGAAAtcctattttttaaacaaaagttttgtttcattCCACAGAAATCCCAACAAATGAAAATTGTCAAAACCAGGAAGAACCAGATGGTGagacaccagaaaaaaacaggtggtgagactggaacaggttactgagggaagttgtggctgccccatccctggaagtgttcaagaccaggctggatggggctttgagcaacctggtctagtgggaggtgtccctgcccatggcagggggttggaaccagatgaactttaaggtcccttccaacctgaaccattctatgattctatgatacgaTTCTATGAATGGAAATCTTGGGAAGCATCATGTCtcattttttctcaaattctctTGGGAATGGTGGGAATGAAGGAGAGAGAGTGAGCGAGCAAGAGCACAAGGCTGATCACGCAAGCTCTTTGTGCCTTTCTCATATGTTGTCACATCAGCTGCCTCACTGCTCCTGGATGatcctccctcttttcctctcttctgccaATAAAGCAGGTTTGGAGAAGCAAGGAGTTGAGTACAACCAGAAAAATGAGGTGTGGGTTGCTTGGCAGTTATACAGGTTGTCACACGAGGAAATGTTTTTATATCAAAATCAACTTTGTAATAATAAACCGTAGATGTTCAGCATCATTTACTGGCACATTAGCACCTAACATTAAATGACTTGTTAAATTAATCTGACTGTTGTAAGATGAGAGCACGCTGCATTGGAACATGGCTATTTGGTAGCATATTCTGGGGTTGAAGCTCTGGATTGTCCTCCTCACTTAGTGGAAAAAGCACGCCAGCTTCTCTCCAGGCGTGCAGCACAGATTAATGCTGCTATGAGCTGCAGGCAGGAGTGCTGAGAAATGTTTGGCTACCCAGTACAAGCAGTCCATGCGCGTAGGCTGCAATTGGTGCCTACGCTGTTGCTCGGACTCTGGCTCAGACTCACCAGGGTGGTGGTAGTTGGCTCCTCTTCAGTGACACAAGCGAGCAGCTCTGAACCCCCTTTGGCTACACGGAGCTCAGCTGCTTTGTAGCATCAGGGCAGTGAAGAAGAGGTAAAGAATGTCAGCAAGTCAGAACTTGTGTTTGATTTTCCTCGAAATGCCGTGATTGAGACCACTGGGACCATTGCAATTCTTTGCGATTTGTTTTTGCTGGAACCCTTTGAGGACTTTTTTGTACTGGCCTTGGGAAACCGAAAAGCTATGCCATAACTGGAGTTTAGTGCTGGCAGCAGCTTTCTAGGACAGAAAGCATATATTTGTAAGTCTTCTTTGTCTGTTTCATGTACTTTATGTAGCCAGTGGGGTTAGCTGCAGTCCAAAGCCTTGTCTTTTTAAACTATCaaactttgcttttgaatttctGATTTACTTAACAGCTTTGATTGCTTGTTCTTCActgttttctgtcacttttgACTTTACAGTTACTGCTCTATTCAGTTTTGTGAAAACTTTCCGTTGAAGGTGAATAATCCGTCTACTTACATTCATTAGAAACAGATGTAAATATTTGTAACTTTACAGAGACCTTACCGTTATCAAGGAGTGTAATGTAATGTGTTTATCCTTCATTACAATTCAGTGAGACAGAACAGGAGGAAACAATATTATACAGCTGGACGTAAATAAGCACCAAGGGGAGAAgtgaaaagatattttagaaatatgGGTGAGAACAGAGTTTgccaaaaatatttcccatggTTTTGAACTGCAGGCTAGTTAGGTATGCTTCATATCTGGAGATCAAACACAAGTGAACAAGGTAATCAACATGAAAGAATCAGTTCATTTCTGCAAAAATTCCAGGTGTGAGACACTGCCCTGACTGAAATCAGTGTGTGCCTGGGATTTCATCGCAGGTGCTCAGCAGCCTTTGTCTCCAGGTTGGTAACAACCTCGGATGACCAAAAGTGAAAGTCCAAAATTAGAAATGATagctatatttttccttttttccaaatcAGCTGTTTCAGTGCTGACCCCTCATTTATGCCGTTGCAAGAGCAAGCGGACAAACTGAGCATGCTCAGGTTAACAGCTGTTGTCTTGAAAAATGCTCAGAAATGTAAAAGGCACTTCGTTGTCCTGAAGCATTTCTCTGGAGGGCTCAAAAATCATGTCTCCGCTTTGCAAGCAGGTGAAAAATATTCAGTGAGCTAATTCTGCCTGGGGAATCCTTTGACCTGGCTAAGGCTGCTGTGCCCTTTGCAGAGAATCATCCCTTTGGTTTTGCAAAGTGGCGATCTTTGTCATGGAGACTGTGTGGGCACAGGGGACACAAGCACTGCTCCATGCAGCTCAGCCTCTACTTTCTTGGTCCCTCCAGTAGTGCACAGTCATTCCTCTGTGCTTGAGCTGGGTCTGGAGACCCAAGTACTCTGCAGTAACAGCTTTGCAGATGCTTCGCTTCTGTGCTAAAACTGCTGGAAAACACAGTTGCTCGAAGCTAATGCTGGAGGAAGTGGTGTTTGTTAAGTGTCTGGCACCACAGGGTTTTGGGGGGAGTCtgctggtggtggctggggaggTCTGGGCTGATCCAGGAGGAGGGTGCCAGCACAGCTTCCCGCTGTGCCCTTCTGTTGGGGgaacagcagcagggccagggttAAAGCACAGCTTTGTGATCCTGTCATTTTTCCGGCCATGGAGACCATGAGCGCTGCCAGGGATAATGTGTGTCGGCTCCCGAGTGAGAAAGAGTGGTGAGCAAAGACCATCCCTCTCTGCTTGCCACTGTGCTAGGAAAGGAGAAACGCTGAAAACGGAGGTCTATGGGAGTGTGCGAAGAACTAGAaattgctctttctctctgcccagaaTGACCTAATACAGTTTGCAAGGACACGATGTGCAAAATGTAGCTCTTCTTCTGCAAGTTTCATTTTATGTTCAGACCGGAATTATTTAAGAATATCTGATTAGCTATAAGGAAGTGTTTTTTACTACAGAGGGGTCTCATACCTGCTTTTTAGGGATCTTACTTTTTAACACATGAGTTACTGCCTGATTCTGAATATTGTATCTGAACATTTATGGGAGGGAGCAGCTGTAGTTGTGAAGAGCTGAGCAACTAATTGGTGAGAAAGGTATGAAAGAAGGACAATAAGCTATTATCAAACACTCAGTAACATGTTCGTATAGTACAGCACTGTTCAGAGAATGAAGCTGTTAAACAAAATGTGTAAAcccttttccctgccttccctAAAAGTGATATAGACTCCCTCACCAAAATTTTGGTTGAAATACTCATAATCAGCATATTTCTTTTCTCATGAACTTTGCTCCTTGACTTCGTGCATACTGTTTCGACTATTCTGAAATTGCAATTGCCTTATTTAAGCCTTATAGTCTCCTTTAACAAACAGACTAATCTTTTCAACCTGTAGAGAAAGCTTCCTGAAAGAAACACCACAATAAAATCAGAGTGCCTTTCTTTGCTGGTATTCAGAACTCCATCTCATGACTGCAATCACTTGTGCTAACATCCCTAAATTTCTGTGTTAGAATTAGTAACGATGAAACATTTTGTTAGAATTAACAAAACGAAAATGTGAGAGAGGAACATAAGTGAAAGGTATTGCTGGTAAGGACTAGGGAAATGGGGATATATGAGAAGGTGAACCTAGATGTCTAAGTCTAGTACCTAGCATCAAGAGATGTTAAAActcttaaaacagaaagaaagggaaactgAAGACTGGAGAGCCTTTGTATTCTGACCATTCCTGAAATTATGATGATCCAGCTTAGAGCAGAAGCCATTTATTCTTAACCCTgtttaaattgcatttcaatCAATGTACGTTGGTCCCATCCCAGAGCCCAACAATCAAATCTACTTTCACCAGTTGCCTTGCAGGAACATTTGGGTGTGAGAAGTCCTggttcctttcttcctttcatctACATCCCCTTAAGAAGTAATTTGAGAGCATAAACATCTCTTCTTTGAAGAGCAGTAAAAAATTCTACTGAAAAACTGTAACCCGAGCAAGGCTTACTTGGAGAGAGAGCAAAGTCTGCTGAGATGTTTATAAAGGTTGGAACTGCTAATATACATATCAAAGGGAGGTATTTGTTAGGACTGGGCAAGGATAAGGGGTAAATATGGCAATTCATctgggagaaataaaaaagacaataaatcaGTCAGTCAAAGGGGCTGTAGTGAAGAGTGGGAACAGTTTTATACAATGTTTGTCTAGTCGATAGCATCATTTACTATATAAATAACCATCTATGTGAACATTTTATTGCTTTCCACACACATTTTCCACAGCTGGCAAGAGTGTTTGTTTACGTATCTATAAACCATTCTGCAAATACTGCTCTCAAGCTGCCCATATGTCAGAATTATAAACGTACCCTATTagaaatttatttgcaaaattatcCATATGAAAATAAAGTTATCTGTCTAGCTTTGTTGCTTATTTTTTGACAGTTATATATATGTAgatcattttctttcctcagtactgtttcaatttttgtgtttttatttttaggcagAGGGAATTGCCAGAGTGTCATCTAGTGCACTCTACCGGCCAGATACAACTTCACCAAGTCTGAGGTTCTTGCTGGCTTAAGTAGGTTGAAAtacttcatatttcttttctgagttagaaaatgctgctttctgtagATTAATGCAGGTTTAGAGGAGGGATCTGAACCAGGCTGCTTATGATTCAGTAACAGCATTACCAACAAGGCTATGGGTTGTTCAGGATACCCCtcttcatttctctccttttttttgtaaatcccTCTGTGTAAGTCTACACAGATAGATGCACACAGGTAGATGTGTTTTTGGAACCTTAAGGTGGACagtattatatatgtataaaatggTATCACCTGCTCAGTAAAACTTAAGAATGATATCGATAATTACTAAAAATAATAGCAAGTTTTTATACTAGCATTTTCCACTTTGTTACTTCTCATTAAAGGGATAAGTGTTGTCAGAGTGGGGAAGTTCTGAAAATAAAGGATTGCTTTCACCAGTCAAACTCGGGAGTGGCTTTTCTGATGAATAACATAAGCTGATGATCTCAATCTGGTTTTGACCCATGAGCAACGATACCGAATGATCATATTGCTATAGCTGAGGTCGCAGTTTCTTAGCTTtagctttaatgtttttatatctCATGTCTTTAACCAGTGTTGGCAGGTATGATGGGTAGTGTGTTACTTGCTCTCCAGGGCTGGAGATCAACACATGAGCAAGTTCTTTTGCTGTTCTCACTCTGCATTGGGTGTAAGAAGGAAAAGTGGATATATGATGTCCtaaattttctttcagtgtttacCAGGATGTAACcagaaaatatatgtaaattaagaaagcaaaaatgtctAGTTTTGGTAGAAAGTTGTCCTGATAACACCTTCAACAAAAATAACCCAATACATGTGGGCAAAACCCAGAACAAGTGGCTACTTCCACACAAGCATGTTTTAGAAATTTTGCTGGTAATTACAACATCGGTCTTTCCTGATGCCATAATTAAGTGGCATTTTTTGATGTTCTGCCCTCATATCTCATGCAGCTGTGTGCTAGAGAGCCAACCCAAACTAAACAACATGGAGCAGCTTAAAATAGTAAATGTAGCTACCTATTCGTAACACCTTAATCCTGGATGGCTTCAGCAGGTTTTCAAACCACTGCATCCAGCTTCTGTGTTTATATGGACTCTTCTAGCATTTTAACTTAGAGTTTGGCAGTTCGAGCAGTCTGAGAGGTAGCCCCCTCCGGTGAAGGCTGATAGCGGCTCTGTGGAAGGTGTGGGCAGTATCAAAGCAGCAAAGGAGAGCCCAGGGAGCTGTGGGAGTGTGCAGGGGTGAAGATGAGGTAAGGGAAGGAGGTTTAAACAATAAAGAGTGACGAGGCTTAAGACAACAAAGCTACGTTTGATGCACTGCAGAAGTATACTGTCTTTTGATCTTACCGGTATTTTCAGTGAGATGTTTTTTTATACTTCTACCACTTGCCAAtcatttttctggaaaacatggTGTTCAGTAAACCTGAAAATATCCACCGCTCTTTGGGATGTCAAGTTCATTTAGTTGCAATGCAGAAATTTCAAAATAGTTTCAGCTAACAAACAGCAATTTCCTCATCGTCTCACCCGAAGGTGATGCAGATGTTTGAAACCTCTGTGCCTACTGCATGTATCAGAAGCACTAAACATTTCATCTTGATTTCTCTTCAGTACCACCTACTTCCTGGAAAATCTGGAAGCCTTGCGTTTACGGCTTCAAATTCTCTGCCAAgttgctttcaatttttttttctccatttttgtcTCACACGTTTATTATATGGTGAcaaatgcagttttcttctgACACCACATAATAGATGtgtgaaacacacacacatgttcTAGTAAGAGACTGCTCTTTATTTCCTGGCTCCAGTTGCAAAACATGAGTCAGGGTTAGAAAGGTTGTACCTCTGTCAGAGATATGTAATCCGCATCCTCAAGTTTTCCTAGATTTTGCTACAATAGTGGAGAAAAATGGCAAATCTGGTTCTTCTGTTTCTATACTCAGTGTTTCCTCTCCCCAAACAGATCTTTGCTTCATTTTGTGATTATTCCCTTGTATTGATTATATTTACTCACTTCAGAGACTGATGCTGtcattaacaggaaaaaaaaatccctccggCTCCTAAAACAAGTATACCAGCATTCTGACTGACGGAGGTACAGCAGTTTTAGAGAAAGCATCCTCCTACTATTCTGTTTTTAATGCAAAGAAGAAACATGACTAGTCCATTTGCTGTGAATTCCGAGCACTATTTTCTCTGCGTCAAGCGATATCTGACGTTCTGCTGTATAATTGTAGGTAATGACCAAACAGCCTCTTAACAAGACTCTGGTGACATAACTTCCCTTATTTATATATACCAGCTTTCAGTGTTCTGTACACTTCTGCAGTGTGTAGGGGGCCTCAGTGCAATACAAAATCAGATAGATCTTTTGTGAATTAAAGTGGAACAAGCCCCACGttacaaattaaaacaaaaccgaGCAAACGagcaagcaaaaagagaaaactgaacaCATTATCTCTTCCTACTGGATCCAAACAGGCTAGGAATTTCACGTGTAAGGCAGTTATTCTGCAGTTACCCATGTGTGACTGGAAGCAGCAGGAACTATGGTGCTTCCACATTAATCATAAACAAagttttgtattgatttttttttctaaataatttcatCCCACATGGTCCTAGTGGTTGAGTTTCTCCTGCAATGGAATGACAAATAACTGGGTGACATGCTGTGAAAAATTTAGAAAATGAGGAATGCTATCCCGTTTTCCAAATAGAGCAGAAAAAACACTAATTCCAGTAGGCAAGATGGAACAGACAATTACACTGGgcatgcttttaattttgaagctAACCAGATAACTGATGCCTTTTTCAAATGTAATGACTATTGAAGTGATTCCTTTAACATGAAGCGAACCCActgattttcctttctaaaattaaAGCATTTACCTTATACAAAGTATAAGAAATGTTACCTGTTGCCTCCACCATTCCTTCTAGGATTACAACAATTTCTAGCTCCTCTTTGGGCAACTGGGCTTTGGAAATCTCCCAGAAAGGACTCTGCTGGTTAATTTCATGGCTGATGATCAGTGGTGAAACCAAAAAGAGACGATCATCCCCTGTGTAATAACCTACGTTGATATCTGTCTGGTTGAGTGGTATAAATTCCCCCTCCTTTGTCTGTTTGGATTTGATCAACTTGGCTCGTATTGATGCCTCTACAATGTGTGAATTCCTAAGGTCTCCTACTCGGAACATCAGACACAGCTTTCCATCCCGCATGGAAATAACTGCGTTTGTAGAAAAAACCAAGGTTTCTGCCCTCTTCTTGGGTTGGGATATTTTCACAAACATGCAGCCAACCATGAAAGCGTTGACGATAGAACCTAAAACAGACTGCACTAAAAGCAGAATAATTCCCTCGGGACACTTGTCCGTGATGACCCGGTAACCATACCCAATGGTGGTTTCTGTCTCGATTGAGAATAAAAAGGCTGAGACAAACCCATTGAGGTTGCTGACGCATGGGGTCCACGTGCTGTCCCCTATATGATCCATATCTCCTCGCATGTAGGCAATTAGCCACCAGATCATTCCAAAGAAGAGCCAGGTCACAGTGTAAACCATGACAAAAATCAACAGGTTGAACCTCCACTTGAGATCGACTAAGGTAGTGAAGATGTCAGTCAAGTAACGGTAAGTCTCTCTGACATTCCCATGGTGGACGTTGCATTTCCCATCTTTCCTAACATACCTCTGGATTTTTCTCTTGGCACattctttgtttatattttttggCAGATCCTCTCTAGCTTGTTTGGGCAACTTTGGCTGATGAATAGTGACAGGGCTCTCTATGTCCTGCTCCATTGAGTCTTCTTCCAGTACGTTAGCtgccattaaaaacaaacaaacaagaaaaaggcaggcattatttttcttattatttctctAAGTCAACACACAACTTCTTCCTGTATTACTGGCATGAAATTGTTATTAATCAATAAAACTATTATCCTTGTTCTTTGCTTACTTGTTAAA
Above is a window of Larus michahellis chromosome 1, bLarMic1.1, whole genome shotgun sequence DNA encoding:
- the KCNJ6 gene encoding G protein-activated inward rectifier potassium channel 2 isoform X1, translating into MAKLTESMTNVLEEDSMEQDIESPVTIHQPKLPKQAREDLPKNINKECAKRKIQRYVRKDGKCNVHHGNVRETYRYLTDIFTTLVDLKWRFNLLIFVMVYTVTWLFFGMIWWLIAYMRGDMDHIGDSTWTPCVSNLNGFVSAFLFSIETETTIGYGYRVITDKCPEGIILLLVQSVLGSIVNAFMVGCMFVKISQPKKRAETLVFSTNAVISMRDGKLCLMFRVGDLRNSHIVEASIRAKLIKSKQTKEGEFIPLNQTDINVGYYTGDDRLFLVSPLIISHEINQQSPFWEISKAQLPKEELEIVVILEGMVEATGMTCQARSSYITSEILWGYRFTPVLTLEDGFYEVDYNSFHETYETNTPVYSAKELAEMASRAELPLTWSVSSKLDQHAELETEEEEKNQEDQNERNGDVANLENESKV
- the KCNJ6 gene encoding G protein-activated inward rectifier potassium channel 2 isoform X2, translating into MEQDIESPVTIHQPKLPKQAREDLPKNINKECAKRKIQRYVRKDGKCNVHHGNVRETYRYLTDIFTTLVDLKWRFNLLIFVMVYTVTWLFFGMIWWLIAYMRGDMDHIGDSTWTPCVSNLNGFVSAFLFSIETETTIGYGYRVITDKCPEGIILLLVQSVLGSIVNAFMVGCMFVKISQPKKRAETLVFSTNAVISMRDGKLCLMFRVGDLRNSHIVEASIRAKLIKSKQTKEGEFIPLNQTDINVGYYTGDDRLFLVSPLIISHEINQQSPFWEISKAQLPKEELEIVVILEGMVEATGMTCQARSSYITSEILWGYRFTPVLTLEDGFYEVDYNSFHETYETNTPVYSAKELAEMASRAELPLTWSVSSKLDQHAELETEEEEKNQEDQNERNGDVANLENESKV